The following nucleotide sequence is from Paenibacillus andongensis.
TAGCGGATTCGGCCGCTCCGATCCGATGTTTTTTCCTCAGCTTATCGAGCGTCAACGCCAAACGCTCCGCGGTAACGGGCTTCATCAAATAATCTAGCGCACTTATTTCAAAGGCTCGGACTGCATAATCGTCATATGCGGTCACAAAAACCACATCGATCGAAGCATCGAGCTTATGCAGCATGCCGGAAAGACTGATCCCGTTCACTTCCGGCATGGAAATATCCAGAAAAGCGACATGTACCAGATTCTCCTTCACATATTCACAGGCTTCGTGCGGACTCAGAAACGTCTGGCAAATCTCGATCTCGCCGCTCTCGGATAAAACATTTTTCAACCATTTCAGCGATAATAATTCGTCATCCACGATAATCGCTCTGAGCATGCGTCAGCCTCCACTCTGCTTGCCCGGCCGTGCGGGAATATCGAAAGAAACCTTCGTGCCAATTCCTTCTACGCTTTCAATCTGAATGCTTTTCCCGTAAAGAAGCTGATACCGTTTACTAATGTTCCAAAGCCCGATCCCCTCATCTTTGACATTGGACCCCAAGATTTCGTTCTGTTTTTGGGAGCTCATCCCGCAGCCATCGTCCTCAACGGCAAGGCGGACCACCTCGTCCGCACCTTGTTTAATCGATACTTTGACGGTTCCTCCCCGCAAATTCGACATTAGACCGTGTCTGATGGCGTTCTCCACCAACGGCTGTAAAATCAGCGGGGGGATAAAAACGTCCGGATCGGCTTCCACGTCGTACTCCACGCCCAATCTATCGCCGAAACGAGCCTTTTCGATATGGATATAAGCTTTGACCAGCTCCAGCTCGTTTCCGATCGTCGTGAATGAATCGAGCTTTTTGAAGTTGAAGCTGCCCCTCAAATATTG
It contains:
- a CDS encoding response regulator transcription factor, whose amino-acid sequence is MLRAIIVDDELLSLKWLKNVLSESGEIEICQTFLSPHEACEYVKENLVHVAFLDISMPEVNGISLSGMLHKLDASIDVVFVTAYDDYAVRAFEISALDYLMKPVTAERLALTLDKLRKKHRIGAAESAKAAAAAIEPLTNREKEILNALAAGMSNGEIAIRFGITEATVKSHVFRLYGKLGVKRRGQAIAKARELNFFE